A single region of the Biomphalaria glabrata chromosome 15, xgBioGlab47.1, whole genome shotgun sequence genome encodes:
- the LOC106066697 gene encoding uncharacterized protein LOC106066697: MEELVVINATEETTHNEDVSETVLFYFKFWFGLVATNCLTALSFLTNLVNMVLFVKQGLKERVNFTLFCLSICDLMGAVFVTSLTRALSGDVWIAGIVVDWSSYLYVVAWGRNMFVDLSTVLTVFISIERCTCVVTPFSFNTSFIARKSKLIVFTIVSFVVVMYLPSLATIRFESFHNETNNSSIFFLEYTEIYVSFQKFNDFLFGFLVAFGCEICIFVCAVLMYKGLTKSSEVRRRTMSVNELAERGAYSPKLSNKERRVVKMILVLATFYMVTTMPQLVLSWLRLLLTDMQKNLTLSLYMCYTVAYSSALYGAFSAFIYFTFSSSYRVALSRVFRIYIRRKELT, encoded by the coding sequence ATGGAGGAACTTGTCGTCATCAATGCCACAGAAGAGACCACACACAATGAGGATGTGTCCGAGACtgtccttttttattttaaattctggTTCGGTCTTGTGGCCACCAACTGTCTGACTGCCCTCAGCTTTCTGACCAACCTAGTTAACATGGTACTCTTCGTGAAGCAAGGTCTCAAAGAGAGGGTCAACTTTACCTTATTTTGCCTGTCCATCTGCGACCTGATGGGGGCAGTATTCGTCACCTCCCTGACCAGGGCGCTGTCTGGCGACGTTTGGATTGCGGGAATCGTCGTTGACTGGTCATCCTACTTGTACGTTGTGGCCTGGGGCAGGAATATGTTTGTCGACCTTTCAACAGTACTGACCGTCTTTATCTCCATCGAGAGATGTACATGTGTGGTCACCCCCTTTTCTTTCAACACTTCTTTCATCGCCAGAAAGTCCAAGTTAATCGTTTTCACAATAGTCAGCTTCGTTGTCGTGATGTACCTTCCAAGTTTAGCGACAATACGATTCGAGTCTTTCCATAACGAGACAAATAATTCATCAATCTTCTTTTTAGAATACACAGAAATCTATGTTTCGTTTCAGAAGTTTAACGATTTCCTTTTTGGATTTTTAGTTGCCTTTGGATGCGAAATCTGCATCTTCGTCTGTGCTGTGCTGATGTACAAGGGGCTCACAAAGTCATCCGAAGTTCGGAGAAGGACCATGAGCGTGAATGAGCTTGCTGAAAGAGGTGCATACTCTCCAAAGCTGTCCAACAAGGAGCGGAGGGTGGTCAAGATGATACTCGTATTGGCTACGTTCTACATGGTGACCACCATGCCACAGCTGGTCTTAAGCTGGCTTAGACTTCTGCTCACTGACATGCAGAAAAACCTGACCCTGAGTCTTTACATGTGCTACACTGTGGCCTACTCGTCTGCCCTATATGGTGCTTTTAGTGCTTTCATTTATTTTACCTTTAGCTCCAGCTACAGAGTAGCGCTGAGCCGTGTTTTCAGGATATATATTAGAAGAAAGGAACTGACTTAA
- the LOC129923165 gene encoding uncharacterized protein LOC129923165 has product MGEVVIINATQETIDNEDVSETVLFYFKFWFGLVATNCLTALSFLTNIVNMVLFVKQGLKERVNFTLFCLSICDLMGAVFVTSLTRALSGDVWIAGIVVDWSSYLYVVVWGRNMFVDLSTVLTVFISIERCTCVVTPFSFNTSFIARKSKLIVFTIVSLVVVLYLPNLATIRFETIHNETNNVSIFFLEYTEIYVSFQKFNDFVFGFLVAFGCEICIFVCAVLMYKGLKKSSEVRRNTMSAKELAERGADSPRLSNKERRVVKMILVLATFYMVTTMPQLVAIWLRLLLTDMQDNLTLSLFMCYTMAYSSALYGAFSAFIYYNFSSSYRVALSRVFGIYIRRTELTKI; this is encoded by the coding sequence ATGGGGGAAGTTGTCATCATAAATGCCACACAGGAGACCATAGACAATGAGGATGTGTCCGAGACtgtccttttttattttaaattctggTTCGGTCTTGTGGCCACCAACTGTCTGACTGCCCTCAGCTTTCTGACCAACATAGTTAACATGGTACTCTTCGTGAAGCAAGGTCTCAAAGAGAGGGTCAACTTCACCTTATTTTGCCTGTCCATCTGCGACTTGATGGGGGCAGTATTCGTCACCTCCCTGACCAGGGCGCTGTCTGGCGACGTTTGGATTGCGGGAATCGTCGTTGACTGGTCATCCTACTTGTACGTTGTGGTCTGGGGCAGGAATATGTTCGTCGACCTCTCAACAGTACTGACCGTCTTTATCTCCATCGAGAGATGTACATGTGTGGTCACCCCCTTTTCTTTCAACACTTCTTTCATCGCCAGAAAGTCCAAGTTAATCGTGTTCACAATAGTCAGCTTGGTTGTCGTGCTGTACCTTCCAAATTTAGCGACAATACGATTCGAGACCATCCATAACgaaacaaataatgtttcaattttctttttagaatACACCGAAATCTATGTTTCGTTTCAGAAGTTCAACGATTTCGTTTTTGGTTTTTTGGTTGCCTTTGGATGCGAAATCTGCATCTTCGTCTGTGCTGTGCTGATGTACAAGGGGCTTAAAAAGTCATCCGAAGTTCGAAGAAACACTATGAGCGCGAAGGAGCTTGCTGAAAGAGGCGCAGATTCTCCAAGGCTGTCCAACAAGGAGCGGAGGGTGGTCAAGATGATTCTCGTGTTGGCTACGTTCTACATGGTGACCACCATGCCACAGCTGGTCGCAATCTGGCTCAGACTTCTGCTTACTGACATGCAGGACAATCTGACCCTGAGTCTTTTCATGTGCTACACCATGGCCTACTCGTCTGCCCTCTATGGTGCTTTTAGtgctttcatttattataactttAGCTCCAGCTACAGAGTAGCGCTGAGCCGTGTTTTCGGAATATATATTAGAAGAACGGAACTGACTAAAATATAA